The Setaria viridis chromosome 9, Setaria_viridis_v4.0, whole genome shotgun sequence sequence TCATGACATGAAGAAAACGCAACCTTAGCACCAGATTTACGTTTAGGAAATGTCTTCAGCTCCTTCTCTAAGCTCTTGAGGATTACAGCTGCTTCTCTGCATTTCTTTGTCCTCATCTCCTGAACTGAAGATGGTTCCGCTTTGTTGGATAGAAGAAGCACAGACTCAAGCAGGTCTCCAGGGTCTCTAAAAAGAAGAGGTCATGGTGATTTAAATCTTGACAAAGAGGCACACCATCAAAGGGGCTATAACCATCACCATATGTTTTCACATGGAAATTGAGTTTTGGATCCACAACTGATTTCAAATTCTTTGAAACCCCCTGAAAGTGCATAAGGAGGAACTGTTGAATGAGATCCTGAGGCTTTGAGGCCCAACAACCATTACAATCAGAGTCAGAAAAAGGGCATATCCATAAACTCCACGAATTGAGTCTCTTTAACTGAATCACAGCACCAGAGATGGTATCAACTGCTGGCTGGTTGCTACCTCTGTAATATTCAACCAACGTTTCAACCTTCACATTCAGCAAATTCTCCTGGTCATCTTTTATCTTCAAGGCccattgccttttttttttttgaaacgagccagcaggagagctgctgctatattgATAAAGAGGGAAGGGCCCATTGCCTTTGAGCAGCCAGTAGCTTGAGAACCCCATAGATTTCATTCTTCGCAGCCAATACCCTAGCAGAGTAGTCCTCGCCAGAGGAGGATCCCAGAGGAATGTCGTGGAGCTTTGGATCCACGGGCTCCTCAATGCAAAGTGCCCGGTTGCACTCCCTTTCGGCAGCTTCATACTCGCCAAGCACAGCCAGTAGCTTCGCATGGTAGATTGCAATTACCAGTGAGCTAGGAAAGGTGCTCGCGATGGCACTTAGGCTATCGACTGCCCACTCTACgaccttcatcttcttcttgtcGCCCCGACTGAGGGTCCGGACCATCCCGACTTCCATGAAAACCGGGAGGAGCTGAGCGCGTGCTGAAAATGGCaaactccgccgccgccgcagctaaTGCGGAATCATCTCTCGAGGATTCCATCAGGGCGAGAACCTGTGCGATCTCGTGATCTTCCTTGCTGGCATTGATTTGGTGAAGCCGTTGTCGGAGTTCTTCCCCTGCAATCTTGAGCCTGCCCCCGGCAATCCTGATCCGACCTCCCTTGTTTTTATTCAGGCCAtcatcagcggcggcggcattgtGCAGGAGGGGATCGTCGGCGGCTTTGATACTCATGCCCCGCACGAACTCCATCTCTGCGTCAGTGCGTCAGAGTACAGCTCGAGCTCCACCAGTGCCGTaacgtgggcggcggcggtggcacgtGTTACACATTTCAGAAACGAATAATGGGCCTATGGGGTAGAAACGAGCCCATGTAAGCCCACGCCATGAGTCCGAACCTTCTGGGCTGCAAAACAGCCGCAGCTCGCAGCGGCTTCAAGGAAGCACAAGCGAACAGGCATCCCAAGCAgccatgctgctgctgatgccgCAACAATCCGAAGGAGTCGCCGCCGACGGCTCGTCTGCTGCCCCTTCACATCGGCGTCGGAGCTGAGCGTGGTGCCCGCCATGATTCGGCACCAGCTTTAGCGGCACCAACCGT is a genomic window containing:
- the LOC117840636 gene encoding uncharacterized protein is translated as MEVGMVRTLSRGDKKKMKVVEWAVDSLSAIASTFPSSLVIAIYHAKLLAVLGEYEAAERECNRALCIEEPVDPKLHDIPLGSSSGEDYSARVLAAKNEIYGVLKLLAAQRQWALPSLSIYFRDPGDLLESVLLLSNKAEPSSVQEMRTKKCREAAVILKSLEKELKTFPKRKSGAKVHKALDSLQRLWIKLLEASHIDYREAILPLMSSFKWVWNRVFFLLLVELSSLCIHIFAP